Sequence from the Pseudopipra pipra isolate bDixPip1 chromosome 16, bDixPip1.hap1, whole genome shotgun sequence genome:
GGGATTCATAACACCCAGGGTTTGGCTAAACCATAAAATTCCATGGCCAGGGAGAGGTGCCAGTGCTCCCACAGAGCCAGCCTGGAGTGCTGGGAGTGCAGAGGAAACTGTGTCTGCTGAGCACATGCACGTCAGGCCAGAAATGCACAATAAATTAAGCTCAATTAGCTGTAAATTAAGTAATCAGGGCTCTACACTTTGTCTCCTCTCCAGTTCCTGGGTTGCCAACACACAGATCACAAAAGTCACCCAGAACACCCCCCAGATTCCTGTTCCTGGGTGTTCCAGGGGGGTGTTCTGGGGGGTGTTCCTGCCATGGCACCAAGAGCAGCTGGAATTTCTCCCAGCCCTTGAGCTGTGGCCCTGtgagctcagggacagctcagAGACCCTCCCTGAGCACACATGGGtgcatccctgctcccaggacaAACCAAATTCCCGAGGAACACCCGGCTACATCTACAACTCCACCATTCCCCGTGAACTGAGGAACTCTGAGGCAGCAGTACCGAGGCAGCTCGAGCAGCAGGTTAATCCTTCCCCTCCCACGAGGGAGAGTAAATCTAAACTAttaataaaaggcaaaaaagaaaacctcagcCTAGTTTGCAGCCAGGGAAGAAACAGCCACAACCCAAACTCCAGTTCACATGAAAGACCCTGAAATCAACTCTATTCCAGCCTGGAAGCTGCCATCAAAGCCCAATTTTCTCCACAAAAATTGCTTTACTAGTCCAATGTGCCTCCCCCCAGCTGCAAATAAAACTGCACATTTCTCAGAGCtaaaaaaaagctcaaataCAGCCCTGATGTTGCACAAAGGGAGGCTGAGAAGGCCTGAGGGCTGTCCCCTGGCCCCTGGTGTGAAGGCAAGGCAATGTCCGTGTGGTTGCAGCCAAgtgttttccagtttttatcttggaagaaaaaagcaatgGATGTGTGGCAGCCTAAAATCTGTCACACCTTGGAAAGCATCTCCCAAAGCCAGTGGGTTGGGGCATTCCTGGGCTCCACTGAGCACATCCCACGTGGGCTGAGGGGTTCCAATGGCTCCTGAAGGCAGCGACTGTTACAGAGCCCTACACAGTGTTATCCACtagaaaaatagggaaaaatgggaaaaacccaccaaaaccctgctgtgctgagggtgtCTGTCAGTGCAGGGTGGAGCTGGGTGGGTACCACagacaccagtgacaccagtcaCTGCCCAGCTTCCCTTGGGTCTCAAAGTGTCCtcatccctgcccatcccaggcCTGGGAGGGGCCCAGGGGCTCCGGAGCCACGTGGCTGCTTCAGACAATCCCCTGGGAATGGGGTGCAGCCCCCAGGCCTGGCAGGAGGACAGGCAGGAGAGCCTGACAGCCTGGTGGGTTACAGCACCACAGTCCCTGAGCATCCCCCCTTTTCCGTGGGAATGGGGCTGTGGGACGGGCGGCAGCTCCCACCCTGATCCCAGCACTGGGAGAGTGGGAATCTCCCGTCTCCAAAAACATCTCCAGgccctctgccagcagcagccccagcgcAGCAGGGGGGTCACCACAGCCTGGGCTCTCCCAAGGCACCCACGTGCTCCTGCTCCCCTGGGACTGCCCCGGGAGCCAGACACGGAGCcggagggagagcagagcagagcggaGCGGCCTCGGACGAGCAGGTTAATGACAAACACCAGTTCCCAACTGGGAGCGAGtccaggctggcacagccaggagggaccCCCGGCATGGCGAGGACGTCACTGCTTCTCCAGGAAGGGGCTGAAGAGCCCCCAGTCGAAGGCCAGCATGGCCGGGGGGTTGGGCCTCTCCTTGGGCTTCTTGAAGTTGTCCCTCTCGGTGCGGAGCGTCCTCAGCACCTCCACAGGGTCCGTCTGGCCCGTGAACCTCTGCACGGGCTCCTCCCTGtggggagagcagctctgctgtgccacgGGGGGCAGGACAGGACCCCTGCCCCCTCTCCACTGGCATGGACACCACAGAGTCCCATCCTGGTGCTGGGGAGTCCCATCCCGGTGccgggcactgctggggcacacGGGCCTTGTGCTGGGCAAGTGGGGCCCCATGGCCCAGcaccctcccctccctcagGGCTTGGGATTCCCACTGGTCAGTGAAGCTACTGAGAGAGGGGATGTtgctggaggggacaggggagtggaTTTTGGGGGCCCTTTGCCCCCCCAGGCATTGGCACTGCTTACATGACCCTCAGGAAGGGGTTGTAGAGAAACTCCTCCTGCAGCGTCGAGGGCACCGTGGGCAGGTCCTCGTCATCCCGCTGCTGCCGAGGGACCAGAGACATCCAGGATCCCGCTGGCATCCAACGCCCCTGGGCCCCACCCCGGGGGGCACAGCCACTTACCTTGGCCCAGGCGAGTTTCTCCTTCACCATTTCATTCTCTGGCTCCACTTTCAGGGCGAATTTGAGGTTCCGGACGGTGCATTCGTGACCACAAAACACCTTCTGTGGATCCAGCGGGAAGGACCCGGCATCAAacctgctccaagggctggatcCAACCCATCCCCACCATgggacaggctgtgccagcctcCAGCCCCCTCCTGACTGCAGGGTCCCTCCCAGGGGTGGGTGCTGTGGGACTCACCGTGTCCTTGGGCAGAGCCCCCAGGATCTGGGTGAGGTTCGTGTacatctgctctgctgtgccctcGAAGAACTGCCCACAGCCTCCCACGAACAGGGTGTCACCTGCGGGAAAGGGCTCTGGGCATGGAGGGGCCCCCCGACCTGTGCCCAGGGGTGGGTGCCAGGGGTGGGTGCCAGGGGTGCCCCCACACTGCGGATTCACCTCGGGAGTGCCGGGTGTGAGGGGACAGGAGCACACGGGGAGCATGTCCCGTGTCCCCAGGACCCACGGGGGGCACGTGGGCAGGGTGGGATACCTGAGAAGAGGGCAGGAGCATCCGGGGAATCGTCCTCCCACATGAAGTAGCACATGTGGCCTGAGGtgtggcagggggtgaaaaGGCACCTCACCCGGATGGCCCCGAACTGTGGGGAGAGAGGGTCAGGATCCCACTGAGGAGAGAGATGCCCCCCACACCCCTTGGCATCACCCACCCGGGCTCAGCGGGTCACAGAGGTGACAGTGGTGGTCTGGATAAGGCCCAGGTGGCACATGCCTGGACCATGGGATTGAGCAGCAGGGCCCCAGGAGAGGGCTGGATCCTCCAGCACAACTCCAaatgggctgggaatggggaggagatttccctcccatcccagcctCAAATCCACGGTGCCACATCTGCAACCGCCACAGAGCACAGAGAgctgagcacagcccagcagcaccaacCCAGCCCCCAGCACGGTGCCACCCCACCAGGGATCACAGTGCCACCCCACAGGGGGTCCTGCCATCgcccctctccagccccaccACACCATGCCAGCCCCAGCCGCCCTACCAGGCAGGACCCGTGTGTGGGGTCCGAGCCCTGGACGCTCCCGTGGTCCCGTGGCCACGCACCGTGAGCTCCTGGCCGTGTGTCACCGTGTCCGTGAGGGCCCCGATGCGCTGGTCGGCCCCAAACACCCTCAGCCCCGGGCACAGCCGTGCCAGCTCCTCGTTGCCCCTCGCGTggtccctgtgccagcagaggAGGGAATGGGCACTCGGGAAAGGGAACGGGAAAGGCCACAGCCACCCCGACCTGGCCGCACTTACCAGTGGTGGTGGGTGGTGAGGATGGCCCTGAGCACCACGTCCTCCTTCCTGATGATCTCCAGCAGCTGAAAGGGACCCAGTGCAGTGGGACATGAGCGGGCAGGGGGGGTGACCCACCCATGGCTGGGACAGCCACTGTAGGACCTGTCCCCTGTGGCACCACTCCATGGGTGAGGGACCCGGCTGACCAGGGCACGGGAATCACCCAAGCCATCTGCTGAGCATCCATGGGCTGAGGGGTGGGATGAAGGCTcaacccagagcagagcagggggatgAGAACACGCTGCTCCCATGGGAGCGGTGGCATTTTATGGCCAGCGACACCACAGAGGAGCCGTGCAGGGAAATGGTGGCCTCGCAACCCACCCTGGCC
This genomic interval carries:
- the LOC135423295 gene encoding hydroxyacylglutathione hydrolase-like protein isoform X2; the protein is MKVKVISVLEDNYMYLVIEESTRDAVAVDAAVPKRLLEIIRKEDVVLRAILTTHHHWDHARGNEELARLCPGLRVFGADQRIGALTDTVTHGQELTFGAIRVRCLFTPCHTSGHMCYFMWEDDSPDAPALFSGDTLFVGGCGQFFEGTAEQMYTNLTQILGALPKDTKVFCGHECTVRNLKFALKVEPENEMVKEKLAWAKRDDEDLPTVPSTLQEEFLYNPFLRVMEEPVQRFTGQTDPVEVLRTLRTERDNFKKPKERPNPPAMLAFDWGLFSPFLEKQ
- the LOC135423295 gene encoding hydroxyacylglutathione hydrolase-like protein isoform X1 translates to MKVKVISVLEDNYMYLVIEESTRDAVAVDAAVPKRLLEIIRKEDVVLRAILTTHHHWDHARGNEELARLCPGLRVFGADQRIGALTDTVTHGQELTFGAIRVRCLFTPCHTSGHMCYFMWEDDSPDAPALFSGDTLFVGGCGQFFEGTAEQMYTNLTQILGALPKDTKVFCGHECTVRNLKFALKVEPENEMVKEKLAWAKQRDDEDLPTVPSTLQEEFLYNPFLRVMEEPVQRFTGQTDPVEVLRTLRTERDNFKKPKERPNPPAMLAFDWGLFSPFLEKQ